A DNA window from Mastomys coucha isolate ucsf_1 unplaced genomic scaffold, UCSF_Mcou_1 pScaffold21, whole genome shotgun sequence contains the following coding sequences:
- the LOC116100404 gene encoding vomeronasal type-1 receptor 4-like produces MSAHDKSLKTTEEVALQILLLCQFGVGTVANVFLFAHNFSSIFTGSQQRPRQVILSHMAVANDLILFLIAFSKNMMAFPPRNPQTDLKCKIEFFTCMVAKSTNLCATCVLSIHQFVTLVPVNGGKVIFSASVPNLASYSCYSCWAFSILNNIYIPFKVTGPQISDNNTDPKSKLFCSTFGFSVGIIFLQFADDATFMSIMVWTSFSMVLLLHRHRQVMQHILTPNQDTRGQAETRATNTILMLVFTFVSFYLLNLICFIFHIYFIDSSVIMRHVGVVFVVSFPTISPLLLIFRDPKDPCSALFNCGKP; encoded by the coding sequence ATGTCTGCTCATGATAAATCCCTGAAAACCACTGAGGAAGTGGCTCTTCAGATCCTCTTGCTTTGTCAGTTTGGAGTTGGGACTGTGGCCAATGTCTTTCTGTTTGCCCATAATTTCTCTTCAATCTTCACTGGTTCTCAACAGAGGCCCAGACAGGTGATTTTAAGCCACATGGCTGTGGCCAATGACTTGATTCTCTTTCTCATTGCATTTTCAAAGAACATGATGGCTTTTCCTCCAAGAAATCCTCAAACAGACCTCAAATGTAAAATAGAATTCTTTACTTGCATGGTGGCAAAAAGCACAAACTTGTGTGCCACCTGTGTCCTGAGTATCCATCAGTTTGTCACTCTTGTTCCTGTTAATGGAGGTAAAGTAATATTCAGTGCAAGTGTCCCAAATTTGGCGAGTTATTCTTGTTACAGTTGTTGGGCCTTCAGTATCTTAAATAACATCTACATTCCATTTAAGGTCACTGGTCCACAAATATCAGACAATAACACTGACCCTAAGAGCAAGTTGTTTTGTTCCACTTTTGGATTCAGTGTAGGTATTATCTTCTTGCAGTTTGCCGATGATGCCACATTCATGAGCATCATGGTCTGGACCAGTTTCTCCATGGTACTTCTCCTCCATAGACACAGGCAGGTAATGCAGCACATCCTCACTCCCAATCAGGACACCAGAGGCCAAGCTGAGACCAGAGCAACCAATACTATCCTGATGCTGGTGTTCACATTTGTTAGCTTTTATCttctaaatttaatttgtttcatCTTTCATATCTATTTCATAGATTCTAGTGTAATCATGAGGCATGTAGGTGTGGTTTTCGTAGTAAGCTTCCCCACAATTTCTCCCTTATTGTTGATCTTTAGAGACCCTAAGGATCCTTGTTCTGCACTCTTCAACTGTGGAAAGCCATAG